A single genomic interval of Penaeus monodon isolate SGIC_2016 chromosome 30, NSTDA_Pmon_1, whole genome shotgun sequence harbors:
- the LOC119592451 gene encoding transformer-2 protein homolog alpha-like (The sequence of the model RefSeq protein was modified relative to this genomic sequence to represent the inferred CDS: added 43 bases not found in genome assembly), with the protein MSRSPQHAVANGASPVRERSRDPSFSRSRSRSRDRRETYKHSSRSSGSPRYREDRYREDKYSSSRRRDSRSPSYSRNRRSNRSPMSNRRRHHGSREDPSPSNCLGIFGLSLYTTERQLHHLFGKYGHINEVQVVLDAKTGRSRGFAFIYFDHVDDATEAKEQCTGMEIDGRRIRVDYSITERAHTPTPGIYMGRPTYSNNGRRGGGGGGGGRHRGGYGGGSRSRRSPPRRSYRSRSRSYSPRRYSRY; encoded by the exons ATGAGTCGATCACCGCAACATGCTGTGGCCAATGGAGCCTCACCAGTTCGTGAAAGGTCGAGGGACCCTTCATTTTCCCGCTCAAG ATCACGCTCCAGGGACCGACGTGAAACCTACAAACACTCCTCTAGAAGTTCTGGTTCCCCACGTTACCGCGAGGACCGCTACCGAGAGGACAAATATTCATCATCACGCCGTAGAGATTCTCGTTCTCCATCTTACTCCAGAAATAGAAGGAGTAACAG GTCACCAATGTCGAATCGCCGCCGCCATCATGGAAGCAGAGAGGACCCGTCCCCGAGCAACTGCCTTGGCATCTTTGGACTCTCTCTCTACACAACCGAGAGACAG cttCATCACCTCTTTGGCAAATATGGTCATATTAACGAAGTTCAAGTTGTACTAGATGCTAAA ACTGGTCGATCAAGGGGATTTGCATTTATCTACTTTGATCATGTGGATGATGCCACAGAAGCCAAGGAGCAGTGTACTGGGATGGAGATTGATGGAAGACGGATCAGAGTAGATTATTCCATCACAGAGAGAGCCCACACACCCACTCCTGGCATATACATGGGTCGACCAACTTA CGCCACAGAGGTGGATATGGAGGAGGCAGTCGCAGTCGCCGGTCCCCTCCACGCAGATCATACCGCTCACGCTCTCGGTCATACTCTCCAC GTCGCTACAGCCGGTATTGA